In one window of bacterium DNA:
- a CDS encoding RNA polymerase sigma factor encodes MTPFPAKKMKSKPSVRELRQNDMMAGEGLSLSLTEQGVGKEVSDKARDREREKELERIYKEHAPMVYNLCFRMLSNRTDAQDATQEVFVKVYNNLSKFAGRSKLSTWIYRITMNHCIDRSRRKRVPTVELEDWMNTSESLHAPKTNHDTRIALERAVETLPPSYRGVFVLHDIQGFSHEEISDILKITPGSSKSLLHRSRMALRKKLKEVWRLDEPTPV; translated from the coding sequence GTGACACCATTTCCTGCTAAAAAGATGAAGAGCAAACCATCGGTGCGGGAACTGCGTCAAAATGATATGATGGCTGGCGAAGGATTAAGCCTTTCTCTTACCGAACAAGGGGTTGGTAAAGAAGTTAGCGATAAAGCGAGGGATAGAGAACGCGAAAAGGAGCTTGAGCGTATTTATAAGGAGCACGCGCCGATGGTTTACAATCTCTGCTTCAGGATGCTTAGCAACCGCACCGACGCACAGGACGCTACGCAGGAAGTATTCGTGAAGGTCTACAACAATCTTTCTAAGTTCGCGGGACGCTCCAAGCTTTCGACCTGGATATACCGTATAACGATGAATCACTGCATAGACCGCTCCCGCAGAAAGAGAGTTCCAACTGTCGAGCTTGAAGACTGGATGAACACCTCAGAATCCCTGCACGCACCGAAGACAAATCATGATACGCGCATCGCCCTGGAGCGGGCGGTCGAGACGCTTCCTCCTAGCTACAGGGGCGTATTCGTCCTTCACGATATTCAGGGCTTCTCCCACGAAGAGATATCCGATATCCTGAAGATAACCCCCGGCTCGTCCAAATCGCTTCTTCACCGTTCACGCATGGCTCTAAGGAAAAAATTAAAAGAAGTATGGAGGTTAGATGAACCGACACCCGTCTGA